ctgagacctattgggagaagggcggtctaaaaattaaataataataataataatcccgcagagccccccccccctcctccaaagcagcctttttcacgGGGGAAACTGACCCCTGCAGCCCGGAGATGGGTTGTGAAagcgggaggtctccaggctccacctggaggcttggcAACCCTGGTCTTGGTGTCCTCCTCTGCATTCCTTAGGTTGAGGGgagaagaagtccagggttgcttttCTCCAGCCTCGGATTGCATATTCGACCTCTGTGGTGTGTTTCTATCCAGGCATCCTCCTCCCCTGGACTTCTCTGCCTTCTGTTTGGCTCCTGTGATTTTTCTTCAGGTCTCTAAAAAGCCTTTACCTGGAACAAGGAGACCGAGCCTTGTTGCTTGgttcagcagcaacaacaaagcctttattggcgtaacaaaaggaaagaataaacaaaaaataaaattcgGTATTCTTTTCTTTTGTCACGCCAATAAAGGCATTGCTTGGTTCTGTGAAGTCCTTCTGACATTGAGAGGGAGCTGGGTGGGATGCATTTCCTGCATAAAACCCGTGCTCAGCATCACTAGTTAAGTTTCTCAAAAGTTTTAAACAGTGGGGCCAGCTCATAAGGaacctttttttcattttcatttatgcTGCACTTAAGAAGGCTAAATGCAGTTGCTGATGgcttttcccttctctcctcatctGGGCCTCCACATTTGATCAGTTGACTGCCTTGCATGTCCACTGTGTTTATTATGCAGAGGGAAACTCAGATTTGTCATTCTACAGCATCTTCCAGctgttcttccttcttcctcctagCCTCTGCTTGCAAGGAAGTTCTGAAGTACTAGtgtctgttgctctccccccacccccatccttgtGTTTACCAACAGCTGAGAAACCCACAGAGTAAATACAAAAGCACTTCTCAAAAATTCACTGAACTTCTAGAGGAAAAAAAGctagcttaatttttttaaagtggggttAACGGAAAAAATATCTGTGACTTTTCCATGCATGTTTCTTCACATTGTGAATCTATTTCTTAGGGTGACTTGGGTCCTTTTAATCCTGGCTTGCCTGTGCAAGTTCCTCTATGGCTGGCTATAAACCTAAAGCAGAGGCAGAAGTGTCGACTGATAGCTCCGGAATGGATGGATGCTGGTAAGAACTACTAGAACatagtttgagtctagtggcacctttaaaatcaacaaagcaATCTTTGAGAAAGGACCTTTGGTTGTTGGTGCTGGGCTGTTGAAGGTATTACAATTGTCAGGTTATTTGAAGCCGTTATAGTAATCAGGAGATATTTTACTAATCAGATCTGACTTTTGTGGTCACTACCAAATTAGTCAACTGTTATTGGGAAATAATGGAATAAATgttgaaaaattaaaatggattaTTGTAAATTAGGACTTCTACAAATCTGAGCAATTTTCTGAACAGTTCTCTCTGGCTTTTATTGTGGAATGCTAAGGCCAGTCTAGTTTtggaaaaatagaataaaaactgaataaaaccAATAGACTGGCCAAAGgaatatcaatttttaaaaagcagttgccAAGTATGCAAATACTCAGAAATGTGTACACGTGCAAGCTCAGAATTGTACCTGTGACATACCTGCTACTCATAAGATTTGCCTTTTGCAGTACTAGCAATCCTGTAATCTTTTCACCTCCTGAAAGCCAACAATAGGAGGGATTATTGCAATTTTGTAGAAAACAGCTCCTCACTAGGGCTTCAAAGTGCTGGTTCCCATATGGTGCTCTTAGTCACATTTAATAAAATGCTAAATGACAAAACCTATTAATGGCTTTCCTTGATGAGGGAACTGCTTCAGAGTGCTGACTACTTTTGAGGTATTTTTATCCTTTAGGGTTAGTAGGTACAATTTttgctaccttttaaaaaatgtgcctcTGATTTTTTTCTAGAAAAGCTGGAACAAATCCGGGACCAAGAACGAAAAGAAGACACTTTTACCCCCATGCCAAACCCTTACTACATGGAATTAACCAAGCTACTGCTAAACTAGTTAGTAGGTCTCTTATTGTCACAAATGCAGATTATAGTTACTCTTGTGACACTTAACAAATAATCATCTTATTTGGAAGCTATAACTCGTTATGGAAAGTTTTTTGCTGGATAGGTTCTTATGTCAGCAAAGGAAAATTTAGGGGCCTTATCATTGACTGTGTGGACTAATTACAAAATGCAGAAATTTCcactaatttgttgttgttatgtgcgaagtcgtgtccgacccatcgcgaccccatggacaattccACTAATTAGCTTGTGGTAATATGTGTTTTACTGATAACATTTAGCAATTTAAAATTATGTTGAGGAACAATTAAATAGTGTAAATATTACATAAGAATTCAATATGCTGATCCAGTAGCTATCTGGTAGAACGCACACATCTGTGCTACAGTTTGAGATTAAAAAGAATAGACCTCTGCTGTTTGTTTAGAATGGGACCGATGTAGTCATTGATTCTTTGTGAtctattttctttctcctttagTGCTGTGGACAATATTCCAAAAGCAGATGAAATCCGAACATTGGTTAAAGATACCTGGGATACTCGAATAGCAAAGCTCCGGTTGTCTGCAGATAGCTTTGTGAGGCAGCA
This region of Paroedura picta isolate Pp20150507F chromosome 14, Ppicta_v3.0, whole genome shotgun sequence genomic DNA includes:
- the GINS2 gene encoding DNA replication complex GINS protein PSF2 isoform X1, with the translated sequence MEPAEVEFLAEQELVTVIPNFSLDRIYLIGGDLGPFNPGLPVQVPLWLAINLKQRQKCRLIAPEWMDAEKLEQIRDQERKEDTFTPMPNPYYMELTKLLLNYAVDNIPKADEIRTLVKDTWDTRIAKLRLSADSFVRQQEAHARLDNLTLMEINATGAFLTQALDHMYKLRTNLQPGESAQSQDF
- the GINS2 gene encoding DNA replication complex GINS protein PSF2 isoform X2, translated to MEPAEGDLGPFNPGLPVQVPLWLAINLKQRQKCRLIAPEWMDAEKLEQIRDQERKEDTFTPMPNPYYMELTKLLLNYAVDNIPKADEIRTLVKDTWDTRIAKLRLSADSFVRQQEAHARLDNLTLMEINATGAFLTQALDHMYKLRTNLQPGESAQSQDF